The following proteins come from a genomic window of Rutidosis leptorrhynchoides isolate AG116_Rl617_1_P2 chromosome 10, CSIRO_AGI_Rlap_v1, whole genome shotgun sequence:
- the LOC139870409 gene encoding uncharacterized protein encodes MDLCGPMCVSNLGGRKYILVIVDDYSRYTWVRFLKSKSETPKIIIEFLKRIQLSTNKLVQILRTNNGLEFQNSVLNSYLDQAGITHQTSATRTPQQNGVVERRNCTLVEAARTMLVYSKLPLSLWAEAVNTACFTQNRSIINRRFDKTPYELLLNRRPNVKYFHIFGCVCYVLNDEDSLGKFVVCGDEVIFIGYSQDLDSSNPAVVGESPSDESNSSDFLLLDDLDTGVSSSNNAPIANSHPPAIESPPLNSSKDSPSNETDTRILDATTPPVLPTDQNADTLIPLWEENATYPTNNIEPTGSSSSSYINTSLDDGSTSPLPHTTKWTVDHPIHQIIGDPDAPIRTRKASNNECLFAAFLSTIEPKTTYEALQDPDWSIAMQEEIHQFDRLEVWEPVPRSSGKTIIDTKWIFKNKKDPHGIIIRTSCSKRIQTTRKN; translated from the exons ATGGATCTTTGTGGACCAATGTGTGTTTCCAATCTAGGCGGCCGAAAATACATTCTGGTGATAGTTGATGACTATTCTCGTTACACCTGGGTCAGATTTCTGAAAAGCAAGTCTGAAACTCCCAAAATAATCATTGAATTCCTAAAAAGAATCCAACTCTCCACCAATAAACTGGTTCAAATCCTCAGAACTAATAACGGCTTGGAATTTCAAAACTCGGTTCTTAATTCATATCTTGACCAGGCCGGTATCACCCATCAAACCTCTGCCACCcgcactccacaacaaaatggcgtTGTTGAAAGACGAAATTGTACTCTTGTTGAAGCCGCAAGAACAATGCTTGTTTATTCCAAATTACCTCTGTCTCTCTGGGCAGAAGCTGTCAACACTGCTTGTTTTACTCAAAATCGGTCCATCATTAACCGACGGTTTGACAAAACTCCATATGAACTTCTTTTAAATCGTCGACCAAATGTGAAGTACTTTCATATCTTCGGATGTGTCTGCTATGTCCTAAACGATGAAGATAGCCTTGGAAAGTTTGTTGTTTGCGGTGATGAAGTAATTTTTATTGGCTACTCTCAGGATC TTGATTCCTCTAATCCTGCGGTCGTGGGCGAATCACCATCCGATGAAAGCAATTCATCCGATTTTCTTCTTTTGGATGATCTTGACACTGGAGTGTCTTCCTCAAACAACGCTCCCATTGCCAACTCTCATCCTCCAGCTATTGAATCGCCTCCTCTCAATTCTAGTAAAGATTCTCCTTCAAATGAAACAGATACTAGAATCTTAGACGCTACAACTCCTCCCGTACTTCCCACTGATCAAAATGCAGATACCCTTATTCCACTGTGGGAAGAAAATGCCACCTACCCTACTAACAACATTGAACCTACTGGATCCTCATCCTCTTCGTATATCAACACCTCTCTTGATGATGGATCTACTTCACCTCTTCCACATACCACGAAATGGACTGTGGATCATCCAATTCATCAAATCATTGGCGATCCAGATGCTCCTATCCGCACTCGTAAGGCTTCCAACAATGAATGTCTCTTCGCTGCCTTTCTGAGCACGATCGAACCTAAAACTACTTATGAGGCCCTCCAAGATCCCGACTGGTCAATTgccatgcaagaagaaattcatcaatttgatcggCTTGAAGTATGGGAACCTGTTCCTCGTTCATCTGGAAAAACCATCATTGAtaccaagtggatcttcaaaaataAGAAGGATCCTCACGGCATCATCATTCGTACGTCTTGTAGCAAAAGGATACAGACAACAAGAAAGAATTGA